A window from Agrobacterium tumefaciens encodes these proteins:
- a CDS encoding phosphotransferase, whose translation MKKVGSPQNPVEERAENALLAFSAVVGTRPAYTPSTAAVASPSYHAVESSGFAVASPEGEAEYFLRLGADEVADLVDGEVAFAAATRFHELGFSPEPIVYDSKTRAALFCRLGDGWRTAKIDDLMQLARAARLLEMQKTIAAGVPFGHTWSVFEGIDELWSIVSAGDADLPGDAEWMLSWMRPIREAVTAAGVDVKPAHGDPQASNVMLGPNGSLQLVDFDMAADIDPYYQLGVQMNELYQFESQMKPLLEMHDGAFTEKAFSRCRVYAAADDLYWALRSLVLELRSPPKGVEFLKHAGWRFLRCRMLLGHPDFEARLRAL comes from the coding sequence ATGAAGAAAGTGGGATCGCCGCAAAACCCGGTGGAAGAACGCGCAGAAAACGCGCTTCTTGCGTTTTCTGCCGTGGTCGGAACCAGACCGGCCTACACTCCGTCAACGGCTGCTGTCGCATCACCGTCTTACCACGCCGTCGAGTCCAGCGGCTTTGCAGTCGCAAGCCCCGAAGGGGAAGCGGAATATTTCCTGCGGCTTGGTGCTGATGAAGTCGCCGATCTGGTCGATGGCGAAGTGGCGTTTGCTGCCGCAACCCGTTTTCACGAGCTCGGCTTCTCTCCTGAACCTATCGTGTACGATAGTAAGACCCGTGCAGCGCTGTTTTGCCGACTTGGAGACGGCTGGCGGACGGCCAAGATCGACGATCTCATGCAACTGGCAAGGGCTGCCCGACTGTTAGAGATGCAGAAAACAATCGCAGCCGGTGTGCCCTTCGGGCACACATGGTCGGTCTTTGAAGGGATCGACGAGCTATGGTCGATCGTCTCGGCTGGCGATGCCGATCTGCCCGGTGATGCAGAGTGGATGCTGTCCTGGATGAGGCCGATCCGCGAGGCCGTTACGGCAGCAGGGGTGGATGTGAAACCGGCCCACGGGGATCCGCAAGCTTCGAATGTCATGCTTGGCCCCAACGGGTCTTTGCAACTCGTTGATTTCGACATGGCCGCTGATATCGACCCCTATTATCAGCTTGGTGTGCAGATGAACGAGCTTTACCAGTTCGAAAGCCAGATGAAGCCGCTGCTCGAGATGCATGATGGCGCGTTCACCGAAAAGGCGTTCAGTCGCTGCCGTGTCTATGCTGCGGCGGACGATCTCTACTGGGCCCTGCGCAGCCTCGTGTTGGAGCTTCGGTCACCACCGAAGGGTGTTGAATTCCTGAAACATGCTGGCTGGCGTTTTCTGCGCTGCCGAATGCTGCTTGGCCATCCGGACTTCGAGGCTAGACTACGGGCGCTCTAA
- the hisN gene encoding histidinol-phosphatase, whose amino-acid sequence MTTQDIHLREVAPYIAFAEALANAARPLALSYFRTPLDVISKLDDSPVTIADRAIEKHLREMIEARFPDHGIYGEEFGVKQGDAFTWVLDPIDGTKSFITGFPLFGTLISLAYQGKPYCGVIDIPATGERWLGRPGGTVFAGKPARTSSNENLSDARFYTTSPDMFVGADIACFERLSRTTKLRRFGGDCYIYGLLASGHCDIALETGLQPYDYMALVPIVTGAGGSITDWQGNALSFHSDGRVLASANAKLHHKTLALINR is encoded by the coding sequence ATGACCACCCAAGATATCCACCTGCGAGAAGTCGCACCTTACATCGCCTTTGCCGAAGCGCTCGCCAACGCCGCACGCCCGCTGGCGCTTTCTTATTTCAGGACGCCACTGGACGTCATCTCAAAACTCGACGACAGCCCGGTCACGATCGCCGACCGCGCAATCGAGAAACATCTGCGCGAGATGATCGAGGCGCGTTTTCCAGACCATGGAATTTATGGCGAAGAGTTTGGCGTCAAGCAAGGCGACGCCTTTACATGGGTGCTCGACCCAATCGACGGTACAAAGAGCTTTATCACCGGCTTTCCGCTGTTTGGCACGCTCATCTCGCTAGCCTATCAGGGAAAACCATACTGTGGCGTAATCGATATTCCCGCAACCGGCGAGCGGTGGCTGGGACGGCCGGGAGGAACAGTATTTGCCGGAAAACCGGCACGAACCAGCAGCAACGAAAACCTTTCTGACGCCCGGTTCTATACGACCTCACCCGACATGTTCGTAGGCGCCGACATTGCGTGCTTCGAACGCCTGTCCAGGACAACGAAGCTGCGACGCTTTGGAGGCGACTGCTACATTTACGGCCTCCTCGCATCGGGCCATTGCGACATTGCGCTCGAAACGGGTCTGCAGCCCTATGACTACATGGCTCTCGTGCCGATCGTGACCGGTGCAGGCGGTTCTATCACCGACTGGCAGGGCAACGCGCTGTCATTTCATTCGGATGGACGGGTTTTGGCATCGGCCAACGCAAAGCTCCACCATAAAACCCTGGCACTCATCAACCGGTAA
- a CDS encoding choline/ethanolamine kinase family protein codes for MNELGTARSDAERALEAAIIQVKPWEGRRLRYRPVSGGISNTNFRIEVEGDDLGYFLKIPGRGTEMFINRKAAAAASKQAEAIGVGPKTFDYLDHLDIEIAEFIDGRRASTHKDFADPAIRNEAVRVYRQFHEAPTLPLTKTVFDMIEEHFDQVRALGGHWPLDHDWLFRSYKHARAALEASGLDLVPCFNDPMPGNFLIGDDKSIKLIDFEYASNNERLYDLAIWSGEMFYSEDIDCEIIEEYFGLYNKASHARFIVHKALADIKWSTWAMVQNRISTLDFDFYKYGIWKHMRARSIIHDPRWPLFLKAL; via the coding sequence ATGAACGAACTGGGAACGGCACGATCCGATGCCGAACGGGCGCTGGAGGCCGCAATCATCCAGGTTAAACCATGGGAAGGCAGGCGGTTGCGCTACCGTCCGGTCTCCGGAGGCATCAGCAACACCAATTTTCGCATCGAGGTCGAAGGTGACGACCTGGGGTATTTTCTGAAAATCCCTGGCCGGGGCACGGAGATGTTCATCAACCGCAAGGCTGCGGCTGCGGCGAGCAAGCAGGCTGAAGCGATCGGCGTCGGGCCGAAGACATTCGATTATCTCGATCACCTCGATATCGAAATCGCTGAATTTATCGACGGCCGCCGCGCCTCGACCCATAAGGATTTCGCAGACCCCGCGATCAGAAACGAGGCGGTGCGTGTGTACAGGCAGTTTCACGAAGCCCCTACGCTGCCACTGACAAAAACCGTCTTCGACATGATTGAAGAGCATTTTGATCAAGTGAGAGCACTTGGCGGCCATTGGCCACTCGACCACGACTGGCTGTTCCGGTCCTACAAGCATGCGCGCGCGGCACTTGAGGCTTCCGGGCTTGATCTCGTTCCGTGCTTTAACGATCCGATGCCAGGAAACTTCCTGATCGGCGACGACAAGTCGATCAAACTCATCGACTTCGAATACGCCTCGAACAATGAACGTCTCTACGATCTGGCGATCTGGAGCGGTGAAATGTTCTATTCGGAGGACATCGACTGCGAAATCATCGAGGAATATTTCGGCCTCTACAACAAGGCATCTCACGCCCGTTTCATTGTGCACAAGGCGCTGGCAGACATCAAGTGGAGCACATGGGCGATGGTGCAGAACCGGATTTCGACACTTGATTTTGACTTTTACAAATACGGGATATGGAAACACATGCGCGCCCGCTCGATCATCCATGACCCTCGCTGGCCCCTTTTCCTGAAAGCGCTCTGA